TggtatttgaaatttaattttgataaatcaatatctttCAATAGTTGCTTTAGAATATGTAAAAAGTTCACATCTCTATAAATCAATTCACTGTGATGACCATTTTCATATTCTACAACTCTTAGATATGTGGGGTTTAATTGAATGAGTGTTGTATTTGGGCCATAAGAATGAGAATAAACACCAGTATTAACTTCGTTGGAAAAGACACCATAGTGTAAAACCAAATCACTATTCTCAAAATGTTCAATTACCTTTGCATTAGATTGTTTACCATTATATAGACCGACATAATTCTCATTTGTTTCATCAATAGTAGATTTACTTAGTGGTGTTACGaagtttctaatttttgtacggttaataaattcattaattaattttttgccGCCATATCTATCAACCAACATATCACAAACAACAGCTGGAGTTTCACTcttataaagaattttcaaGATTCTTCTTGTCAAATCCTTCATATGAGAAAGTGAAAAGTTTGAATCGATGGAATTCAAAGCTAATGCATCATCCATGGTAATAGTTGGCCTATCGATCAAGTTTTTAGTAGATACCAGCATATCGGGAAAATTGGAGGGAACAAAAAGGTAACCTGGTctagaatatttatatatatctaagATGACTTGATCAACCATATCAGCAGCCTTGGTGATATCGCTTAAAATATGTGTTGAGCATGagattttatcttttatcaTATCGTGATAAACATTGTGGTTTGGTGGATTAAAATTTGGACAATCCATTGATGGAACTAAATGATGtaaattccaatttttttgaactGGTGATTCTGTGATTTTTGTTGATGGAACACCAACAATATGtaaaactttaatattCTCCGCAAATGAACCAGAAACCCCATTGATAGCGCTTAATTCACCAACACCAAAAGTGGTGATTAAACAACTAATCTTGTTAGTGTAACGAGAATAACCATCTGCAGAGTAGGCACTGTTTAACTCATTACAACCACCTACCCATCTAATACTAGTCTTCTCCTTAGTATCTGGGCTTTGGAAGTCATCATATAAGTATTCTAGAAGTGGCAAATTAAAATCACCTGGAACACCAAAAACAGACTTAGTTCCTAAAGATAGTAATCTTTGGAAAATGTAATGACCAAAGGTAATTGAATCATTCATCTGTAGATCATAAGAATTTGCGGTATTAGTTAAGTTCGAGCTAACTGGAGCCATATTTGTAACTAGGGTATTTAGGgatcaatatttaataagttATCACACAGATCTAATAGATATTAACGAAACGTTTAGAGATTTACAGCGTAATGTATGTAACTGGggaaataatatgaataatagaAATGTTTATCATAATAAAACATTTCGTAAGGAACAGAGAATCATGTACCtaatttcaaaagtttGCATCTTATATACATTTTATCAATCCGACTATCTATGAATATTGGAACTCTTATCTAAAGCTCATCTCCCGGATCTTGCCTATAAGGATATTAGCATGCCTGTGTAATATATGTTCTTGCCGCCTTTATCCGACGATAACCGAGCTGCTCTGAGAATTTTTACCGAACTTCCCGTGAATAACCGAGATTATTATGGGTGTCCCCTAATCTTGGAAACCGTGCCGGTTATTTTTCGGATATTCTCTTCCCGTGAATATCCGAGATCATGTGATACTAATAAGTTTCGTTCGGAGTGATTTATATcggaatattttttttactattttatttgcctatttttttttttttctttttgaaatttctgACTCTGGGTTTTCAAAATcttaaattgaaataatataaaaagaagtCGCGgattgatatattttcataataGGAATGTGACTATGATTGTTTAGCTAACTCGTTCGTGATAACAATATATTTGCTAAATTGATCCTATCTTATGTAGATTCTTCTCAGTAGACGTAATATACGAAACCTTTGATTTCTGATTTTCAGTTGTAAATAGATAATTTGACTTGCACCATATTTCTTGAAAATCTATTTAGggttatatatatatggatTGTTCGTTGAAGTTATTGCTGTATATTTTAAGATCCATAgcttttgttttttaagAATTAACActgttgaaaaaaaaatttccgTATATTGAATCAGGTTACTTTACCTTGGAAAACTATATTGACTACAGTAAATATAGtaactattaaaaataataacggCTTCATAGTACAATTAATAACACAATACGAATATGGAAGCACGTACAGTTGGTATAATTGGTGGTGGCCAATTAGGCCGTATGCTCATCGAAGTAGCAAATAgattaaatattgatactGTTATACTGGATGCCCCAAACTCACCAGCTAAACAAATCTCAAACTCAATCAAACATATCGATGGTTCTTTCACAAATGCagaagatttgaaaaaattatcagaAATTTGTGATGTAATGACTTTTGAGATAGAACACGTTAATGTTGAATCACTAAAAAATAACACTTCAAACACTAAAATCTATCCTTCTATTGCCACAATcgaattaattaaagataaattaattcaaaaacaacatttaattcaaaatggAATTGATGTAGCTGAATCGATTCCAGTTGCCTCCTTTGATAAAGAAACTTTATTAGAGACTGGGTCTAAATTAGGGTTCCCATTCATGATGAAAACTAGAACGTTAGGCTATGATGGTAGAGGTAATTTTGTGGTTAAAAATACTGAATCAATAGACCAGTTACTAAAAAATGATCCAAACTTAAAAACTCAATCTTTATATGCAGAAAAATGGGCCCCCTTTACGAAAGAATTAGCTGTTATGGTTGTTCGtagtattaataataaagtataCTCATATCCAACTGTAGAAACTGTTCATGTTGATAATATTTGCCATACTTGTTATGCACCTGCAAGAGTTGATGAAAATGTCCAATCAAAGGCAAGATTATTAGCAGAAAAGACTATTCAATCTTTGCCATCTGAAAGTGTGGGTGTATTTGGtgtagaattattttatttagaaaatggAGAATTATTAGTAAATGAAATCGCTCCAAGACCTCATAATTCAGGTCACTATACAATTAATGCTTGCATAGTTTCTCAATTTGAAGCTCACTTACGTGCTATTTTAGGGCTACCTTTACCAGAAGGGTTCACTTCTATGACtacaaatattacaaattgTATAATGTTAAATGTATTGGGTAAAGCCACTgataaaaaagatgaagaaaaattattatatgaaAACACATTAAACACGCCTGGCGCTTccttatatttatatggTAAAGAATCTAGACCTAAGAGAAAATTAGGacatattaatattgttgGAAATTCAATGCAAGAATGTGA
This genomic stretch from Henningerozyma blattae CBS 6284 chromosome 1, complete genome harbors:
- the ARO10 gene encoding phenylpyruvate decarboxylase ARO10 (similar to Saccharomyces cerevisiae ARO10 (YDR380W); ancestral locus Anc_5.456); translation: MAPVSSNLTNTANSYDLQMNDSITFGHYIFQRLLSLGTKSVFGVPGDFNLPLLEYLYDDFQSPDTKEKTSIRWVGGCNELNSAYSADGYSRYTNKISCLITTFGVGELSAINGVSGSFAENIKVLHIVGVPSTKITESPVQKNWNLHHLVPSMDCPNFNPPNHNVYHDMIKDKISCSTHILSDITKAADMVDQVILDIYKYSRPGYLFVPSNFPDMLVSTKNLIDRPTITMDDALALNSIDSNFSLSHMKDLTRRILKILYKSETPAVVCDMLVDRYGGKKLINEFINRTKIRNFVTPLSKSTIDETNENYVGLYNGKQSNAKVIEHFENSDLVLHYGVFSNEVNTGVYSHSYGPNTTLIQLNPTYLRVVEYENGHHSELIYRDVNFLHILKQLLKDIDLSKLNFKYQPLATRVKQETIENSDGKITQASLGQAFPSTFNPGDILVADTGAFQFSIRDFVFHSQMKYITQGFYLSIGMALPCALGVGVAMQDYPLEHVYDKSKLPKNYTPRLILCEGDGAAQMTVQELSTMIREKISIEIYLWNNDGYTIERAIMGPTRSYNDIAAWNWTTLLNSFGDINGKLTNSVTIETQSDLVAKLKDLKEGDNNKCIEFMEVMLGKVDYPPQLQQMVNDQKKGAKK
- the ADE2 gene encoding phosphoribosylaminoimidazole carboxylase ADE2 (similar to Saccharomyces cerevisiae ADE2 (YOR128C); ancestral locus Anc_5.455), with protein sequence MEARTVGIIGGGQLGRMLIEVANRLNIDTVILDAPNSPAKQISNSIKHIDGSFTNAEDLKKLSEICDVMTFEIEHVNVESLKNNTSNTKIYPSIATIELIKDKLIQKQHLIQNGIDVAESIPVASFDKETLLETGSKLGFPFMMKTRTLGYDGRGNFVVKNTESIDQLLKNDPNLKTQSLYAEKWAPFTKELAVMVVRSINNKVYSYPTVETVHVDNICHTCYAPARVDENVQSKARLLAEKTIQSLPSESVGVFGVELFYLENGELLVNEIAPRPHNSGHYTINACIVSQFEAHLRAILGLPLPEGFTSMTTNITNCIMLNVLGKATDKKDEEKLLYENTLNTPGASLYLYGKESRPKRKLGHINIVGNSMQECEAKLQYILGQSTENTTNKKSPEVGIIMGSDSDLPVMSQACKILERFDVPFEVTIVSAHRTPQRMFTYAHDAHQRGIKVIIAGAGGAAHLPGMVAAMTPLPVIGVPVKGSTLDGVDSLYSIVQMPRGIPVASVAINNSTNAAILAVRMLGISNPKYIADMKSFMEVQEEEVIQKAAILEKDGYEEYLHNYKK